A genomic stretch from Microtus pennsylvanicus isolate mMicPen1 chromosome 9, mMicPen1.hap1, whole genome shotgun sequence includes:
- the Tmx2 gene encoding thioredoxin-related transmembrane protein 2 isoform X2, with product MAVLAPLIALVYSVPRLSRWLARPYCLLSALLSAAFLLVRKLPPICSGLPTQREDGNPCDFDWREVEILMFLSAIVMMKNRRSITVEQHVGNIFMFSKVANAILFFRLDIRMGLLYLTLCIVFLMTCKPPLYMGPEYIKYFSDKTIDEELERDKRVTWIVEFFANWSNDCQSFAPIYADLSLKYNCPGLNFGKVDVGRYTDVQSEHVTPHQTTPYPDPVPRWQGGYAAATD from the exons ATGGCTGTCCTCGCGCCTCTGATCGCCTTGGTGTACTCGGTGCCGCGGCTTTCTCGATGGCTGGCCCGGCCCTATTGCCTGCTGTCCGCGCTGCTGTCCGCCGCGTTCCTCCTCGTGAGGAAACTGCCGCCGATCTGCAGCGGTCTCCCCACGCAGCGCGAGGATGGCAATCCGTGTGACTTTGACTGG AGAGAAGTGGAGATTCTGATGTTCCTCAGTGCCATCGTGATGATGAAGAACCGTAGATCCA TCACCGTGGAGCAGCATGTAGGTAACATCTTCATGTTTAGTAAAGTGGCCAACGCGATCCTTTTCTTCCGCCTGGATATTCGAATGGGTCTACTGTACCTCACACTCTGCATAG TGTTCCTGATGACCTGCAAGCCCCCCCTGTACATGGGTCCTGAGTACATCAAGTACTTCAGCGATAAAACCATTGAC GAGGAGCTGGAGCGGGACAAGAGGGTCACTTGGATCGTGGAGTTCTTTGCCAATTGGTCTAATGATTGTCAGTCATTTGCTCCCATCTATGCTGACCTTTCCCTCAA GTACAACTGTCCAGGGCTCAATTTTGGGAAGGTAGATGTTGGACGCTATACTGAT GTACAAAGTGAGCACGTCACCCCTCACCAAACAACTCCCTACCCTGATCCTGTTCCAAGGTGGCAAGGAGGTTATGCGGCGGCCACAGATTGA
- the Tmx2 gene encoding thioredoxin-related transmembrane protein 2 isoform X1, whose product MAVLAPLIALVYSVPRLSRWLARPYCLLSALLSAAFLLVRKLPPICSGLPTQREDGNPCDFDWREVEILMFLSAIVMMKNRRSITVEQHVGNIFMFSKVANAILFFRLDIRMGLLYLTLCIVFLMTCKPPLYMGPEYIKYFSDKTIDEELERDKRVTWIVEFFANWSNDCQSFAPIYADLSLKYNCPGLNFGKVDVGRYTDVSTRYKVSTSPLTKQLPTLILFQGGKEVMRRPQIDKKGRAVSWTFSEENVIREFNLNELYQRAKKLSKGGDSVSEEKPVVPAPAAVPDGENKKDK is encoded by the exons ATGGCTGTCCTCGCGCCTCTGATCGCCTTGGTGTACTCGGTGCCGCGGCTTTCTCGATGGCTGGCCCGGCCCTATTGCCTGCTGTCCGCGCTGCTGTCCGCCGCGTTCCTCCTCGTGAGGAAACTGCCGCCGATCTGCAGCGGTCTCCCCACGCAGCGCGAGGATGGCAATCCGTGTGACTTTGACTGG AGAGAAGTGGAGATTCTGATGTTCCTCAGTGCCATCGTGATGATGAAGAACCGTAGATCCA TCACCGTGGAGCAGCATGTAGGTAACATCTTCATGTTTAGTAAAGTGGCCAACGCGATCCTTTTCTTCCGCCTGGATATTCGAATGGGTCTACTGTACCTCACACTCTGCATAG TGTTCCTGATGACCTGCAAGCCCCCCCTGTACATGGGTCCTGAGTACATCAAGTACTTCAGCGATAAAACCATTGAC GAGGAGCTGGAGCGGGACAAGAGGGTCACTTGGATCGTGGAGTTCTTTGCCAATTGGTCTAATGATTGTCAGTCATTTGCTCCCATCTATGCTGACCTTTCCCTCAA GTACAACTGTCCAGGGCTCAATTTTGGGAAGGTAGATGTTGGACGCTATACTGATGTTAGCACGCG GTACAAAGTGAGCACGTCACCCCTCACCAAACAACTCCCTACCCTGATCCTGTTCCAAGGTGGCAAGGAGGTTATGCGGCGGCCACAGATTGACAAGAAAGGACGAGCTGTCTCATGGACCTTTTCTGAG GAGAATGTGATTCGAGAATTCAATCTGAACGAGCTCTACCAACGAGCCAAGAAGCTGTCAAAGGGTGGAGACAGTGTGTCGGAAGAGAAGCCTGTGGTCCCTGCTCCCGCTGCAGTGCCAGATGGGGAAAACAAGAAGGACAAATAG
- the Selenoh gene encoding selenoprotein H encodes MAPIGRKRKAAPAETVDKREKLAEGPAVVIEHCTSURVYGRHAAALSQALQLEAPELPVQVNPSKPRRGSFEVTLLRADNSRAELWTGIKKGPPRKLKFPEPQEVVKELKKYLS; translated from the exons ATGGCCCCTATCGGAAGAAAGAGGAAGGCCGCGCCGGCAGAGACTGTGGACAAGCGCGAGAAACTGGCGGAGGGCCCGGCGGTGGTCATTGAGCACTG CACGAGCTGACGCGTCTACGGGCGCCACGCTGCTGCCCTGAGCCAGGCTCTGCAGCTGGAGGCCCCAGAGCTGCCTGTGCAGGTGAACCCCTCCAAGCCGCGGAGGGGCAGCTTCGAGGTGACGCTGCTGCGCGCGGACAACAGTC GTGCTGAACTCTGGACCGGTATAAAGAAGGGCCCGCCACGAAAGCTCAAATTTCCTGAGCCTCAAGAGGTGGTTAAAGAATTGAAGAAGTACCTTTCCTAA
- the Btbd18 gene encoding BTB/POZ domain-containing protein 18 encodes MGMLAYYHLETKELYLDVPGARPSEPGVVARPLLCCRPSQASEEALPHHPYRYLSRARSPAIFPGPPLPPKRSSPSDWLSREPPSNGDDVFAHVGSAGRRKEVVGALDAWPPGARGWQRAVCSPGRVASGPRPSSLPGACGCWRPGETAGPVWAEPAVAVGGSPDLGPALAPCSIPRNPRARDPSSAELGPGAQACEAICFAGPSVTRLPPLNPHSLVSGLRARAIIETVSPPALLCTTSLLETTGAEETQDSRTEFTAEPFQVGSENKARNLSRENLEDLLTRYNMCSPASSKILYRNPRFLRVAFLQLRHQQQSGVFCDALLQAEGEAVPAHCCILSACSPFFTERLERERPVQGRKVVLELGGLKIRTLRKLVDFLYTSEMEVSQEEAQDVLSAARQLRVSELETLQLEGGKLVKAPQGRRLNRECLQPPSAAPISARVVTPSPHPRALLPAPQTPGPLGAVRLKSSGKEEGPHKKSSLTTVDSLPETLLLKKKARVCSTQERSSSPSSQREGPTEKRDPALGPTAHCHPALYPSMDEQLLPRKIRLSRSKPSAHVCTPGPSSVLSGPSSVPTAPGRRLWRQRNVSGAAQAVDKQKPGDISPLESTPDPSDVRKTGGARKQSPEFRALASSSVEEGQVGRVKLRKIVNGTCWEVVQEPPLRNTRDSPQVPGPSDVEEPSGTLLASVSVQEIPAGSQLCQDSPESPGLQDILLCASHSPDHPVMKSEFGSSPMLIGKEPVLNLDCSEPYTFDTALLGQPCEAEQYRITSTAATSELEEILDFMLCGSDAEPPVGSLESPGAEGCRTPSYHLSETGKNWIEGEEWCLPDIELWPRDLTGLEKELVGENKEPVEPLSPLVMPSENTESAEPLSPLVMPSEVNREALSLRSSWTPDLEITSSQPLDGQGEKLLHLDSPDSSQRSYRDLSLPCSNWVETGLDEVLYPASKAVREVSTNPELRDPCPGSSEDEEIDVVNWAEKDRLGPGVSSVWPDPSSESETEIDILT; translated from the exons ATGGGAATGCTGGCATATTACCACCTG GAGACCAAAGAACTGTACCTCGATGTCCCTGGAGCCCGCCCTAGTGAGCCGGGAGTCGTGGCCCGGCCCTTGCTGTGCTGCAGGCCGAGTCAGGCTTCAGAAGAAGCCCTCCCACACCATCCGTACCGCTACCTCTCTCGCGCGCGCAGCCCAGCCATCTTCCCTGGGCCTCCGCTCCCGCCAAAGCGCTCTTCGCCCTCTGATTGGCTCTCCCGGGAGCCGCCGTCCAATGGGGATGACGTCTTCGCGCACGTCGGGAGCGCCGGGCGGAGGAAGGAAGTCGTCGGAGCCCTCGACGCCTGGCCGCCCGGAGCGCGAGGGTGGCAGCGCGCGGTGTGTAGCCCGGGCCGCGTGGCCTCAGGCCCTCGTCCGTCATCACTGCCCGGTGCATGTGGCTGCTGGCGACCCGGGGAGACTGCAGGACCCGTGTGGGCCGAGCCAGCGGTGGCCGTGGGGGGCAGCCCCGACCTCGGGCCTGCACTGGCTCCATGCTCCATTCCCAGAAACCCTCGCGCCCGAGATCCCTCTTCCGCGGAGTTGGGCCCCGGGGCCCAGGCGTGCGAGGCCATCTGCTTTGCAGGACCTTCTGTGACGCGGTTGCCTCCGCTTAACCCTCACTCCCTGGTTTCGGGATTGCGAGCCAGAGCCATCATTGAGACCGTGAGCCCACCTGCGCTGCTTTGCACAACCTCCCTGCTAGAAACAACTGGAGCAGAGGAAACACAGGACAGCAGGACCGAATTTACTGCAGAACCGTTCCAGGTTGGGTCTGAGAACAAGGCTAG GAATCTGAGCCGTGAAAACTTAGAAGATTTATTGACCAGATACAACATGTGCTCTCCTGCCAGTTCCAAAATCCTCTACAGGAATCCCCGGTTCCTCCGGGTAGCTTTTCTGCAGCTTCGTCACCAGCAGCAGAGCGGTGTGTTTTGTGATGCCCTTCTGCAGGCAGAGG GTGAGGCTGTCCCAGCCCACTGCTGCATCCTGTCTGCCTGTAGTCCCTTCTTCACAGAACGTCTGGAGCGAGAAAGGCCAGTTCAGGGTCGGAAGGTGGTGCTGGAACTGGGAGGCCTAAAGATCAGGACACTTAGGAAGCTGGTGGATTTCCTGTATACTTCAGAGATGGAAGTATCTCAGGAAGAAGCCCAGGATGTGCTTTCTGCTGCCCGTCAGCTCCGAGTCTCAGAGCTGGAAACCCTTCAGCTGGAGGGTGGAAAGTTAGTAAAGGCTCCCCAGGGCCGAAGACTAAACAGAGAGTGTTTACAACCACCCAGTGCCGCACCAATCTCTGCCAGAGTGGTcacacccagcccccaccctcgAGCTCTACTACCTGCCCCCCAAACTCCTGGTCCTCTTGGAGCAGTGAGGTTGAAGTCctcagggaaagaggaggggccTCACAAAAAGAGCAGCTTAACAACTGTGGATAGCTTGCCAGAGACCCTTTTACTCAAGAAGAAGGCCAGGGTTTGCTCGACTCAAGAGAGAAGCTCGTCTCCATCAAGCCAGAGAGAAGGGCCTACGGAGAAGAGGGACCCTGCTCTAGGCCCTACGGCACATTGCCATCCTGCCTTGTACCCTTCTATGGATGAGCAGCTGTTGCCCCGCAAGATCAGGCTGAGTCGCTCAAAGCCATCAGCCCATGTCTGTACACCTGGGCCTTCTAGCGTTCTAAGTGGTCCCAGTTCAGTGCCCACAGCTCCTGGCCGGcgtctctggaggcagagaaatgTAAGTGGAGCAGCACAGGCTGTGGACAAGCAGAAGCCAGGGGACATCAGTCCTCTGGAGAGCACTCCAGATCCATCAGATGTTAGGAAGACAGGTGGTGCCAGGAAGCAGAGCCCCGAATTCCGAGCCCTTGCCTCCAGCTCTGTAGAGGAGGGGCAGGTTGGGAGAGTAAAGCTTAGGAAGATTGTCAATGGTACCTGCTGGGAGGTGGTGCAGGAGCCTCCCCTCAGAAACACCCGAGACAGCCCCCAGGTCCCAGGACCCTCGGACGTGGAAGAGCCTTCAGGAACTCTGCTGGCCTCAGTCAGTGTGCAGGAAATACCTGCTGGATCCCAGCTGTGTCAGGACTCCCCAGAGAGCCCGGGGCTACAAGACATTTTGCTCTGTGCTAGCCACTCCCCAGACCACCCTGTGATGAAGTCAGAGTTTGGGTCCAGCCCAATGCTGATAGGGAAGGAGCCTGTGCTGAACCTCGACTGCAGCGAGCCCTACACGTTTGACACAGCCCTGCTGGGCCAGCCCTGTGAAGCTGAGCAGTACCGGATCACAAGCACTGCAGCCACCAGTGAGCTGGAAGAGATTCTGGACTTCATGCTATGTGGCTCAGATGCTGAACCACCAGTAGGATCTCTGGAGAGTCCTGGGGCTGAAGGCTGCAGAACCCCAAGTTATCACCTGTCAGAAACAGGAAAGAATTGGATTGAAGGGGAAGAATGGTGTTTGCCAGACATAGAACTCTGGCCCAGAGACCTCACAGGATTGGAAAAGGAACTGGTTGGTGAAAACAAAGAGCCAGTTGAGCCGCTTAGCCCCCTTGTCATGCCCTCTGAGAACACAGAATCAGCTGAGCCCCTTAGCCCCCTTGTCATGCCCTCTGAGGTGAACAGAGAGGCACTTTCCCTGAGAAGCTCTTGGACTCCAGACCTTGAAATTaccagctcccagccactggaTGGTCAGGGAGAAAAACTTCTCCACCTTGACTCCCCTGACTCTTCCCAAAGGTCTTACAGGGATCTCTCACTTCCATGCTCAAACTGGGTAGAGACAGGGCTGGATGAGGTATTGTATCCCGCGTCCAAGGCAGTCAGGGAAGTGTCTACTAACCCTGAACTGCGGGACCCATGTCCTGGCAGTTCTGAAGACGAAGAGATTGACGTGGTGAACTGGGCAGAGAAGGATAGGCTAGGGCCTGGTGTTTCCTCTGTCTGGCCTGACCCTTCCTCAGAGTCAGAAACAGAGATTGATATACTAACGTAG